Proteins encoded by one window of Aspergillus puulaauensis MK2 DNA, chromosome 4, nearly complete sequence:
- a CDS encoding uncharacterized protein (COG:S;~EggNog:ENOG410PP3M;~antiSMASH:Cluster_4.8) encodes MAALTMTPPAVRQPFAPLDAPRMRSLMRSKMNVLNKQNGTMLSGKRQPLAESDSENIDPIACKSTKRKRAADDDDHEPVKPVKSPMKPMKSSRIAFSILEDPVTPSTPTKTTKATPKSAPLKPAGRSPQMKASKPFARRATASKGRPESARKGVSRPFSISAALSNGKSKSQSAPATKMPASWFFEIHVDSEQEEMTNMMQHSTCVLDISDDEGKQEEMSDHRGKENIPPADLGLSLPRSRQQESPAAAARKSDMVDEPRSPLGELNAADYYGDDCHAFSYAVVYEDDEADAAVVKKPAASFPRPTHPSRSKLSSMSSIESVLEAASPVKPTVDVNPESSGNIEIWESESAGEEAAEESSVPTTA; translated from the exons atggctgctcttACCATGACTCCTCCGGCCGTACGACAGCCCTTTGCCCCTCTGGATGCTCCCCGTATGCGTTCCTTGATGCGGTCCAAGATGAACGTGCTGAACAAGCAGAACG GCACAATGCTCTCAGGAAAGCGTCAGCCCCTCGCTGAATCAGATTCGGAGAATATCGACCCAATAGCATGCAAGTCGACGAAGCGAAAGCGTGctgccgacgacgatgaccaCGAACCCGTCAAGCCTGTCAAGAGCCCTATGAAGCCAATGAAGTCTTCTCGCATTGCATTTAGTATCCTCGAGGACCCTGTTACACCATCCACTCCCACAAAGACTACCAAGGCCACTCCCAAGTCTGCACCACTTAAGCCCGCTGGGCGTTCTCCCCAGATGAAGGCGTCCAAGCCTTTTGCTCGCCGTGCAACAGCATCAAAGGGTCGCCCAGAGTCTGCCCGAAAGGGTGTCAGCCGTCCCTTCTCTATCTCAGCTGCGCTGTCCAATGGCAAATCCAAGAGTCAGTCAGCTCCCGCTACCAAGATGCCGGCATCCTGGTTCTTTGAAATCCATGTCGACTcggagcaggaggaaatGACCAACATGATGCAACACTCAACATGTGTGTTGGATATCAGCGATGATGAGGGAAAGCAGGAGGAAATGTCCGATCACCGTGGAAAAGAGAACATCCCTCCCGCCGACCTGGGTCTCTCCCTTCCCCGCTCTCGTCAACAAGAGTCccctgctgcggcggctcGCAAGTCTGACATGGTGGATGAGCCTCGCTCCCCATTGGGTGAACTCAATGCCGCCGACTACTACGGCGATGATTGCCACGCTTTCTCGTACGCTGTTGTCtacgaggatgacgaggcggaTGCGGCTGTTGTGAAAAAGCCTGCCGCTTCTTTCCCCCGCCCTACCCACCCAAGCCGGAGTAAGCTTTCGAGCATGTCATCTATTGAGTCCGTGCTGGAAGCTGCCAGCCCAGTGAAACCCACAGTCGACGTCAACCCCGAATCTTCAGGTAATATTGAGATTTGGGAGAGCGAAAGCGCTGGTGAGGAAGCTGCTGAGGAATCCTCAGTGCCTACCACCGCGTAG